In one Echinicola marina genomic region, the following are encoded:
- a CDS encoding YeeE/YedE family protein → MGNIIDWISQPWPWYIAGPLLGLTVPALLLLGNKSFGISSSLRHVCAACVPAKIPFFSYNWKKEAWNLYFVAGVFLGGVIAGLFFSNPDSVVVAESTQADLAALGITQYSSLLPSEIFSWENVFSMKGLVFFVFGGFLVGFGTRYAGGCTSGHAIMGISNLQWPSVVATIFFMLGGFAMTHLFLPSLMKLAGF, encoded by the coding sequence ATGGGAAATATAATCGATTGGATAAGCCAGCCATGGCCTTGGTACATTGCTGGGCCTTTATTGGGACTTACTGTTCCTGCGTTACTCTTGCTGGGAAATAAATCTTTTGGGATATCATCTTCATTAAGGCACGTTTGTGCAGCTTGTGTTCCTGCTAAAATTCCTTTTTTCTCTTATAACTGGAAAAAAGAGGCTTGGAATTTATATTTCGTTGCAGGGGTGTTTTTGGGAGGTGTGATTGCTGGACTGTTTTTTTCAAACCCAGATTCAGTGGTGGTCGCAGAGAGTACACAGGCTGATTTAGCTGCTTTGGGCATTACCCAATATTCCAGCTTACTGCCATCAGAAATATTTTCTTGGGAGAATGTCTTTAGTATGAAAGGTCTTGTGTTTTTTGTGTTTGGTGGTTTTTTGGTAGGGTTTGGAACCAGGTATGCTGGTGGATGTACCTCAGGACATGCTATTATGGGAATTAGTAATTTACAATGGCCATCAGTGGTAGCTACTATCTTCTTTATGTTGGGAGGATTTGCCATGACCCATTTGTTTTTGCCGAGTTTGATGAAGTTGGCTGGATTTTAA
- a CDS encoding DUF6691 family protein — protein MKTTIEREIDSPIECEAPNLQKSQETGIALLKYMVVGVLFGIILVKSEVVSWFRIQEMFRLQSFFMYGVIGSAVVVGMISILLIKKFNIKTISGDKVEIKDKEFRKGQIIGGFIFGLGWALTGACPGPLFAQIGTGFTVIVITLVSALAGTWVYGKFADKLPN, from the coding sequence ATGAAAACAACAATAGAAAGAGAAATCGATTCACCAATAGAGTGTGAAGCACCTAACTTACAGAAGTCCCAAGAAACGGGGATAGCCCTGCTGAAATACATGGTGGTAGGTGTCTTGTTTGGGATAATTTTAGTGAAATCGGAGGTGGTTTCTTGGTTTAGAATTCAAGAAATGTTCAGGTTGCAATCCTTCTTTATGTATGGCGTGATCGGTTCGGCAGTTGTGGTAGGAATGATTTCTATCCTGCTGATCAAGAAGTTTAATATAAAGACCATTTCAGGAGATAAGGTTGAAATTAAAGATAAGGAATTTCGAAAAGGGCAGATCATAGGAGGATTTATATTCGGGTTGGGCTGGGCTTTGACCGGAGCATGTCCAGGACCTTTGTTTGCCCAGATAGGTACAGGCTTTACTGTGATTGTAATTACCTTGGTCAGTGCCTTGGCAGGAACCTGGGTGTATGGGAAGTTTGCAGATAAGCTCCCCAATTAA
- a CDS encoding MFS transporter, producing MNLLRKRRIALSSLFFLAGLSFASWASRIPDFQQIFDLSEGQLGTLLLGMPLGSLLALPLAGWAVDKYGSRTVIIWGSIVYAMSLLSLGFMNSVFQLGAAVIVFGMLGNIMNISLNTQALIVEDNYARSILASFHGLWSLAGFAGAGIGALMIKLDMPPQEHYWIVAGIMMAILISSYNLLYKEEKNTGAGGLVLKKPDSILLRVGLVGFFGMMCEGCMFDWSGVYLKKVVMASPSIVPLGYVAFMGAMASGRFFSDALANKWGKIVMLRISGVLIGMGLVLAVVFPQVSTAIVGFLLVGFGTASVIPLSYSIAGRSKMYSPSIALALVSTISFFGFLLGPPLIGFVAELFDLKVSFALIALMGTCITLLVSIKTQIFDSHKSPRKIKTSGSLT from the coding sequence ATGAATTTATTAAGGAAGAGGCGGATAGCCTTGAGTAGTCTTTTTTTTCTTGCGGGCTTAAGTTTTGCTTCTTGGGCTTCTAGGATTCCTGATTTTCAGCAGATTTTTGATTTGAGTGAGGGACAGTTGGGGACATTACTGCTTGGTATGCCTTTGGGTTCATTGCTGGCTTTGCCTTTGGCTGGATGGGCGGTGGATAAATACGGAAGTAGAACTGTGATCATATGGGGAAGTATTGTTTATGCTATGTCCTTGTTGAGTTTAGGATTCATGAATTCCGTTTTTCAGCTAGGAGCGGCCGTGATTGTTTTTGGTATGTTGGGAAATATTATGAATATCTCATTGAATACCCAGGCTTTGATAGTGGAGGATAATTATGCCAGAAGTATTTTGGCTTCCTTTCATGGATTATGGAGTCTTGCCGGCTTTGCGGGTGCAGGAATAGGAGCCTTGATGATAAAACTGGATATGCCTCCTCAGGAACATTACTGGATTGTGGCTGGAATTATGATGGCCATCTTAATTTCCAGTTATAATTTATTGTATAAAGAAGAAAAAAATACAGGAGCAGGAGGATTAGTGCTCAAAAAGCCAGACTCGATTTTGCTCCGCGTAGGTCTTGTAGGTTTTTTTGGGATGATGTGTGAGGGCTGTATGTTTGACTGGAGCGGTGTTTATTTGAAAAAAGTAGTAATGGCATCTCCTAGTATTGTTCCTTTGGGATATGTGGCTTTTATGGGGGCGATGGCTTCTGGAAGATTTTTTTCTGATGCGTTGGCCAATAAATGGGGGAAAATCGTCATGTTGAGGATAAGTGGGGTGCTGATAGGGATGGGCTTGGTTTTAGCAGTGGTGTTCCCACAAGTCAGTACCGCAATTGTAGGATTTCTGTTGGTGGGGTTTGGGACTGCATCAGTCATTCCACTATCCTACAGTATTGCAGGAAGGTCTAAGATGTATTCTCCAAGTATAGCTTTGGCTTTGGTATCTACGATTTCCTTTTTTGGGTTTTTATTAGGCCCGCCGCTAATCGGTTTTGTTGCGGAGCTGTTCGACTTGAAGGTGTCTTTCGCTTTAATTGCTTTGATGGGAACTTGCATCACCTTATTGGTGAGTATTAAAACCCAAATTTTTGATTCGCATAAATCACCAAGAAAAATCAAAACATCGGGTTCATTGACCTGA
- the metG gene encoding methionine--tRNA ligase, which produces MSKKDYKRYTITSALPYANGPLHIGHLAGCYIPSDIYVRYLRSMGKDVAYICGSDEHGVAITIKAKKEGVSPQDIVDRYHGIMKASFEEFGISFDHYSRTSAPIHHETASEFFTDLYEKGEFLEQSTEQYYDEEAGQFLADRYIEGTCPKCGYENAYGDQCEKCGTSLNPTDLINPKSKLSGNSPVLKETKHWFLDLAKYTDFLKNWILVDHKEDWKNNVLGQCRSWLETGDGLQARSMTRDMDWGIPVPIEGAEGKVLYVWFDAPIGYISSTKEWAAEKGIDWEPYWKDRDTKLVHFIGKDNIVFHCIIFPAILKTHGEYVLPDNVPANEFLNLEGDKISTSRNWAVWLHEYLKEFPGKQDVLRYVLTANAPETKDNDFTWKDFQSRNNSELVAIFGNFVNRAVVLTHKYFDGAVPQRTELSEYDQEVLAGLEGFPERIAASIEKYRFREALSLVMDFARLGNKYLADTEPWKTIKQDKERTGTILNIALNIASNLAIVSQPFLPFTAEKLNSILGIKDLNWLDAGSGNLLKGGEEIGKAELLFEKIEDEIVEAQVQKLMEAKKQNEAANATVPSVKDTIVFDDFLKQDLRVVTILEAEKIKKSKKLLKLTVDAGIGKRTVLSGIAEHFTPEELIGKQVTMLINLAPRKMMGVDSEGMILMAEDKDGALKLMVPHDSTAPGSPIS; this is translated from the coding sequence ATGAGCAAAAAAGATTATAAAAGATATACCATAACATCCGCATTGCCTTATGCTAATGGTCCATTACATATTGGACATTTGGCAGGATGTTATATTCCATCAGATATTTATGTTCGTTATCTCCGTTCTATGGGCAAAGATGTGGCTTATATATGTGGTTCGGATGAACATGGGGTAGCCATTACGATTAAAGCAAAAAAAGAGGGAGTTTCTCCTCAGGATATTGTGGATAGGTACCATGGGATCATGAAGGCTAGTTTTGAGGAGTTTGGGATCAGTTTTGATCATTATTCCAGGACCAGCGCACCTATTCACCATGAAACAGCTTCTGAGTTTTTTACGGATTTATATGAAAAGGGCGAATTCTTGGAGCAGTCCACTGAACAGTATTATGATGAAGAAGCCGGACAATTTTTGGCTGACCGTTATATAGAAGGGACCTGTCCCAAGTGTGGTTATGAAAATGCCTATGGTGACCAGTGTGAAAAATGTGGCACTTCATTGAACCCGACAGACCTGATCAATCCGAAATCAAAATTAAGTGGAAACAGTCCTGTACTGAAAGAAACGAAACATTGGTTTTTGGATCTGGCCAAGTATACCGATTTTTTGAAAAACTGGATCTTGGTTGATCATAAGGAGGATTGGAAAAATAATGTATTGGGCCAATGCCGCTCTTGGCTGGAAACCGGTGACGGTTTGCAAGCCAGGTCAATGACCAGAGATATGGATTGGGGGATTCCGGTGCCAATAGAAGGTGCAGAGGGGAAGGTGTTGTATGTATGGTTTGACGCTCCCATTGGTTATATTTCTTCCACTAAGGAGTGGGCAGCTGAGAAAGGTATTGATTGGGAACCTTATTGGAAGGATAGAGATACCAAATTGGTGCATTTTATAGGTAAGGACAATATTGTGTTTCACTGTATCATATTTCCTGCTATTCTCAAAACCCATGGTGAATATGTCTTGCCAGATAATGTGCCGGCCAATGAGTTCTTGAACTTGGAGGGAGACAAGATATCCACTTCTAGAAACTGGGCAGTTTGGTTACATGAGTATTTGAAAGAGTTTCCTGGAAAGCAAGATGTTTTGCGCTATGTCTTGACAGCCAACGCGCCAGAAACAAAGGATAATGACTTTACTTGGAAAGATTTCCAAAGTAGAAATAACTCGGAGTTAGTGGCCATATTCGGGAATTTTGTGAATAGGGCTGTGGTACTTACACATAAATACTTTGATGGAGCAGTGCCTCAAAGGACCGAACTTTCCGAATATGACCAAGAAGTGCTGGCTGGTTTGGAGGGGTTTCCAGAAAGAATTGCGGCATCTATTGAAAAATACCGCTTTAGGGAGGCTTTGAGTCTGGTGATGGATTTTGCCCGATTAGGGAATAAATATTTGGCAGATACAGAGCCTTGGAAAACCATTAAACAGGACAAGGAGAGAACTGGTACTATTCTAAATATAGCATTGAATATCGCTAGTAACTTGGCCATAGTTTCTCAACCATTTTTGCCATTTACAGCTGAAAAATTAAACAGTATATTAGGGATAAAAGATTTGAATTGGTTGGATGCAGGTTCAGGGAATCTTCTGAAAGGTGGAGAGGAAATAGGTAAAGCAGAATTGCTTTTTGAGAAAATAGAGGATGAAATCGTTGAGGCACAAGTTCAAAAGTTAATGGAAGCAAAAAAGCAAAATGAGGCGGCGAATGCCACTGTACCTTCTGTGAAGGATACGATTGTTTTTGATGATTTCTTAAAACAAGACCTGAGAGTCGTCACTATCCTGGAAGCTGAAAAAATTAAAAAATCCAAAAAGTTACTTAAATTAACTGTAGATGCTGGAATAGGGAAGCGGACCGTGTTGAGTGGCATTGCAGAGCATTTTACTCCTGAAGAATTGATAGGCAAGCAGGTGACCATGTTGATCAATCTAGCGCCTCGTAAAATGATGGGAGTTGATTCAGAAGGAATGATTTTAATGGCTGAAGATAAAGATGGTGCTTTGAAATTAATGGTTCCACACGATTCAACTGCTCCAGGATCTCCGATCAGTTGA
- a CDS encoding 4'-phosphopantetheinyl transferase family protein encodes MMNSQLFISKIRCSTVLLPNWTDKSDFIIDDHVDVWRLPIDKIKSKIKNFLKFLSPQETQMMNKFKKESEKVHYILGKGFLKFLTSKYLDCAPMDIEIELGMNDKPYIKDVNEFNFNISYAQNWVIFGFCNEEVGVDIEYVDKKFDFFPLIHEWFTQPEANFIERAYSPRHEFFKLWTRKESLLKATSLGKVKDLQMINCLDGIQFIPYEVGRGFTDWKIKSLLMDELYLLSISFPVHLRKMRFFEIH; translated from the coding sequence ATGATGAATAGTCAATTATTTATCAGTAAGATCCGTTGTAGTACAGTTTTACTTCCCAATTGGACTGATAAATCAGATTTCATCATCGATGATCATGTCGATGTTTGGAGACTTCCTATAGACAAAATAAAGTCGAAGATTAAGAATTTCCTTAAATTCCTTAGTCCACAGGAGACCCAAATGATGAATAAGTTCAAAAAGGAAAGTGAAAAGGTGCATTACATATTGGGAAAAGGCTTTCTCAAATTCCTTACATCCAAATACTTGGACTGCGCTCCTATGGATATTGAAATTGAGCTGGGGATGAATGATAAACCTTATATAAAAGACGTCAATGAATTCAATTTCAATATTTCTTATGCCCAAAACTGGGTCATTTTTGGATTCTGCAATGAAGAGGTAGGTGTGGACATTGAATACGTGGACAAAAAATTTGATTTCTTTCCTTTAATACATGAATGGTTCACTCAACCTGAAGCTAATTTTATCGAAAGAGCTTATTCTCCCCGACATGAATTTTTTAAATTATGGACCCGCAAAGAATCCCTTCTAAAGGCAACTTCATTGGGTAAGGTAAAAGATCTTCAAATGATCAACTGCCTGGACGGAATCCAATTTATTCCTTATGAAGTAGGTAGAGGCTTTACAGACTGGAAAATCAAAAGTCTCTTGATGGATGAACTCTACCTACTGAGTATTTCCTTTCCTGTCCACCTTAGAAAAATGAGGTTCTTTGAAATTCATTAA
- a CDS encoding S9 family peptidase, with protein MNILTPPKAEKKTHKINFHDHTRIDPYYWMNDRDNPEVINYLNQENNFLKASLAHTEDLQKELFEEMRGRIKEDDESVPYFKDGFFYYTKYIAGGEYPIFCRKPESLKAEEEIILDVNLLAEGHEYFNVSSLGISTNQQLLAFAQDNIGRRIYTIKFKDLNSGKILSDEISNITGNLAWANDNQTIFYSKQDPNTLRSFQIFKHTIGTTQDKDELIFEEKDETFTCHISKSKSKQYLFICSESTVSSEIRFLNADEPNSKIQLIQKRERDLEYHADHFGEDFLIMTNHAKATNFKLVKAPVISPKMENWKDVIVHREDILLEGFEVFEDFLVLEERYNGLTRIQINPWNGKVPHYIDFDEPTYSVWTSYNPEFSTKVLRFGYNSLTTPSSTYDYNMETGEKKLIKRQEIIGGYKPEKYQSERLWAYAEDGTMIPISLVYKKSSFKKDGNSPLLQYAYGSYGFSTDALFSSNRLSLLDRGFVFAIAHIRGGQEMGRHWYEDGKMLKKKNTFTDFISCSEYLIKQKYTQADRLFAMGGSAGGLLMGAVINIKPALYKGVIAAVPFVDVITTMLDESIPLTTGEFDEWGNPKEKVYYDYMLSYSPYDNVEKKDYPNLLVTSGLHDSQVQYWEPTKWVAKLRTEKTDNNLLLLYTNMEAGHGGASGRFQSLKETAMEYAFILDLAKN; from the coding sequence ATGAATATATTAACCCCTCCAAAAGCCGAAAAAAAAACTCATAAAATCAACTTTCACGATCATACCAGAATCGATCCCTACTATTGGATGAATGACAGGGATAATCCAGAGGTAATCAATTATCTAAATCAAGAAAACAATTTCCTAAAAGCATCACTAGCACATACAGAAGATCTTCAAAAAGAATTGTTTGAAGAAATGAGAGGTCGTATCAAAGAGGATGATGAGAGCGTCCCCTATTTTAAGGACGGTTTTTTCTATTACACCAAATATATAGCTGGGGGTGAATACCCCATCTTTTGTAGAAAACCAGAAAGCCTTAAAGCAGAAGAAGAAATTATCTTGGACGTAAACCTCTTGGCTGAAGGTCATGAATATTTCAATGTCAGCAGCTTGGGGATTTCCACCAATCAACAACTTTTGGCTTTTGCCCAAGACAATATTGGAAGAAGAATTTATACCATAAAATTCAAGGACCTTAACTCAGGCAAGATCCTTTCAGATGAAATAAGCAATATAACAGGAAACCTAGCTTGGGCCAATGACAATCAAACCATTTTTTACTCGAAACAAGACCCCAACACCCTTAGATCATTTCAGATTTTCAAACATACGATCGGCACAACTCAGGATAAAGACGAATTGATATTTGAAGAAAAAGACGAAACCTTCACTTGTCATATCAGCAAGTCTAAATCAAAACAATATTTATTCATTTGCAGTGAAAGTACCGTTTCCTCTGAAATCCGGTTTTTAAATGCAGACGAACCCAATAGCAAAATCCAATTGATCCAAAAGCGGGAAAGAGACCTCGAATACCATGCAGATCACTTTGGGGAAGACTTTTTGATCATGACCAACCATGCCAAAGCGACCAACTTTAAGCTGGTAAAAGCCCCAGTAATAAGCCCTAAAATGGAAAACTGGAAGGATGTCATTGTTCACAGGGAAGATATATTACTTGAGGGATTCGAGGTTTTTGAAGACTTTCTCGTATTAGAAGAAAGATATAATGGACTAACAAGAATCCAGATAAATCCTTGGAATGGTAAAGTGCCACATTATATTGACTTTGATGAGCCTACCTATTCTGTCTGGACTAGTTATAACCCTGAGTTTTCGACCAAAGTCCTCAGGTTCGGCTATAACTCCCTCACCACTCCTTCTTCCACTTATGATTATAATATGGAGACAGGAGAAAAAAAATTAATAAAAAGGCAAGAAATAATAGGAGGTTATAAGCCTGAAAAATACCAATCGGAAAGATTATGGGCCTATGCTGAAGATGGCACAATGATCCCTATTTCTTTGGTATATAAAAAATCAAGCTTCAAAAAAGACGGTAACAGTCCATTGCTTCAATACGCCTATGGCTCCTATGGTTTCAGCACAGATGCACTGTTCAGCTCCAATAGACTTTCTTTATTGGACCGAGGATTTGTATTTGCCATTGCACATATCAGAGGTGGCCAGGAGATGGGCAGACATTGGTATGAAGATGGAAAAATGTTAAAGAAGAAAAATACATTTACAGACTTCATCTCCTGTTCTGAATACCTGATCAAGCAAAAATACACACAAGCAGACCGGCTATTCGCAATGGGAGGGAGTGCTGGTGGCTTATTAATGGGAGCTGTGATAAATATCAAACCTGCATTGTACAAAGGAGTAATCGCGGCTGTACCTTTTGTAGATGTAATTACCACCATGTTGGATGAGAGCATCCCACTTACCACAGGTGAATTTGATGAATGGGGAAATCCAAAAGAAAAGGTCTATTACGACTATATGCTATCCTACTCTCCTTATGATAACGTAGAGAAAAAAGATTATCCTAATCTATTGGTCACCTCAGGGCTTCATGACAGCCAAGTCCAATACTGGGAGCCTACCAAATGGGTAGCTAAATTGAGAACGGAAAAAACTGACAACAACCTCCTACTGCTTTATACCAATATGGAAGCGGGCCACGGTGGTGCCTCAGGTCGTTTTCAATCCTTAAAAGAAACGGCTATGGAATATGCCTTTATACTTGACTTGGCTAAAAATTAA
- the mscL gene encoding large-conductance mechanosensitive channel protein MscL codes for MGLLQEFKKFALKGNVIDLAVAVIIGGAFGKIVSSLVNDVIMPPIGLAIGGVNFKDLMYVLKEAVVSPDGVETAAVAIKYGNFIQMVIDFVIIAFVIFMAIRTMNNLKKKEEAKPTPPPAPSKEEVLLTEIRDILKEK; via the coding sequence ATGGGACTATTACAGGAGTTTAAAAAGTTTGCCCTAAAAGGGAATGTTATTGACCTGGCGGTGGCTGTAATTATTGGAGGGGCTTTTGGTAAAATTGTTTCTTCACTGGTCAATGATGTCATTATGCCGCCTATAGGGTTGGCTATTGGAGGAGTTAACTTCAAAGATTTGATGTATGTTTTGAAAGAGGCTGTTGTTTCTCCTGATGGGGTTGAAACAGCGGCTGTAGCCATCAAATATGGGAATTTTATACAAATGGTTATCGATTTTGTGATCATCGCCTTCGTAATTTTTATGGCGATCAGAACAATGAATAATCTGAAGAAGAAAGAAGAGGCAAAGCCCACACCTCCACCAGCACCTAGCAAAGAAGAAGTGTTGCTGACAGAGATAAGAGATATTTTGAAAGAGAAATAG